One genomic window of Vespula pensylvanica isolate Volc-1 chromosome 12, ASM1446617v1, whole genome shotgun sequence includes the following:
- the LOC122633305 gene encoding nuclear cap-binding protein subunit 3-like produces the protein MEMIEEPIEEILLEQESRTSDSLETNAKLNHPNNSNISEFLESRYENRAGTFTTGIDIFSKEEKLKMEERAKRFGLPKSFLSNYEQDLYTSMGIGEDNENTRNIRLNVIHMRGTKEMSTKDVFKYFEDYAPASIEWINDVSCNVVWLDNASAARAMLGLSKRIVGVNDKLQSNKSNADMIDSIPDEDCIIEVKHGSLSDKEIKGKKDTNEINIKDIDYPLPPGIWRKGIDYPKSRGIFLRFATRSDKKQPNAEKMSEYYKKYGNPNFGGIKGILTESRKRLYKQIKQSRKKVSEEREEDSTSRKRMKNPWGALSESWGINDSVENDFILKNDYKDQGRNIKERLGIKFPSKNMTRVEESNSSGNDSDSEEDWCKRSKVLRMRMHADDEEKKIHKRRAKLKTQMLLNSMSSGNDLRSRLGSRPVKPTQYRDAIQVVVTNRNATRLNSTKASDSEEEDGEIVEDTQVEEKEEGEWQETEEENTEGEEREENEIDSEDSDVEAKEVQGPKGSVIKVVQHKPRVASTVWTRLNNVKSVINSSSLKERQSRGRDLRDTLKSGDLRSRIGNHTRGRSQLRIEVKNDKYTEDGNDIK, from the exons ATGGAGATGATTGAAGAACCCATTGAGGAAATATTACTGGAACAAGAATCCAGAACGAGTGATTCTTTGGAAACCAACGCGAAACTGAATCATCcgaataattcaaatatctCCGAG TTTCTTGAAAGCCGTTATGAAAATCGTGCCGGAACGTTTACAACGGGTATCGACATAtttagtaaagaagaaaagttgaaAATGGAGGAGAGAGCTAAGCGTTTTGGATTGCCCAAAagttttttatctaattacgAACAAGATTTATATACGAG CATGGGCATAGGCGAAGATAACGAGAATACAAGGAATATTAGATTGAATGTGATACACATGAGAGGAACCAAAGAAATGAGCACGAAAgacgtttttaaatatttcgaagacTATGCTCCGGCATCTATCGAATGGATAAACGATGTGTCAT GTAACGTAGTATGGCTGGACAATGCGTCGGCAGCTAGAGCCATGTTAGGATTATCAAAACGTATTGTAGGTGTTAATGACAAACTGCAAAGCAATAAAAGTAATGCAGATATGATAGATAGCATCCCCGATGAAGACTGCATCATAGAAGTTAAACATGGCAGCTTATCCGATAAGGagatcaaaggaaaaaaagatacaaatgaaataaatataaaagatattgatTATCCTTTACCTCCTGGTATATGGAGAAAAGGTATTGATTACCCTAAATCTAGAGGCATCTTTTTACGATTTGCTACTAGATCTGATAAGAAACAACCAAACGCAGAGAAGATGAgcgaatattataaaaaatatgggaATCCTAATTTTGGAG GAATAAAAGGTATATTGACGGAATCTCGTAAACGTCTGTACAAACAAATTAaacaaagtagaaaaaaagtgtcggaagagagagaagaggatagTACATCCAGGAAACGCATGAAAAATCCTTGGGGTGCTTTGTCCGAGTCATGGGGAATTAATGACTCtgtagaaaatgattttattttaaaaaatgattacaagGATCAAGGACGAAATATAAAGGAAAGACTAGGCATTAAATTTCCTTCTAAAAATATGACGCGCGTCGAAGAAAGTAACAGCAGTGGTAACGACAGCGATAGCGAAGAAGATTGGTGCAAAAGAAGTAAAGTGTTACGTATGCGAATGCATGCGgatgacgaagagaagaagattcaTAAAAGACGTGCTAAACTCAAAACTCAG ATGTTATTAAATAGTATGTCAAGCGGAAATGATTTACGGTCGAGACTTGGTAGTAGACCGGTCAAACCGACGCAATATCGTGATGCAATACAAGTCGTTGTTACAAATAGAAACGCTACAAGATTGAATTCTACAAAAGCTAGCGATTCCGAG GAAGAAGATGGTGAAATCGTAGAGGATACTcaagtagaagagaaagaagagggcgAATGGCAAGAAACGGAAGAGGAAAATACAGAGGgcgaagaaagggaagagaatgAGATCGATAGCGAAGATAGCGATGTAGAGGCAAAAGAAGTACAAGGTCCTAAAGGCAGCGTGATCAAAGTGGTACAACATAAGCCACGTGTTGCGTCCACTGTTTGGACGAgattaaataatgtaaaaagtgTAATTAACAGCAGTAGTTTAAAGGAAAG ACAATCAAGAGGTCGAGATTTAAGAGATACATTAAAAAGTGGCGATCTACGTTCGCGTATTGGAAATCATACGAGAGGACGTTCGCAATTAAGGATAGAAGTGAAAAATGACAAATATACAGAGGATGGAAACGATATTAAGTGA